ACGCGATGCTGGTAGGAGAGTCGCTGATGCGACAGCCGGACATCTCTGCCGCTGTGGTCAAGCTACTAAGGAGGTGAAAAGAGGGTAAACAGGCTCTCGTTTGTCCGTGCTCAAAAAGAAAAAACGCGGGCTAGCGAAAGTCGCCAACCCGCGTTTTGCGTGCCTCTTATCTGACTCTTGATTAGCCTTCTTTGCGACGACGAGCGACCGCAATGCCAATCATTCCCAAGCCTGCAAGCGCGAGGCTTGTTGGCTCTGGAATTACAGATTCGCCAGAGATTGTCAGAACGCCTGTTTCTCCAAAGGCTGCCATCGTTCCAAACATGGCATCCGTAGAGGTGTAAGCGATACTTACTGGTCCACCGTACTGCTCTCCGTTTGGCAATGTTTGGTCAATCACATTCCCTGTTCCAGTGAGAACCAGAATCCCCGGAACTCCCTGTGGGGTCGGTGATCGAAACGCGGAGAGTTCGGTAATTTGCACTCTCAAATTCGCTCCGCCAACGAAGAAATGGATTTCGTTGGTCCCGGTAATCGGAGGTAGGACCGTTGTCACCACACCCGCAGCGGGCACGGAAACGCCGTCTTCAACCAGCCAATCAACTTCGGCATTGTCTGAAGTCATCCACTCCATGATCTGCGTGTCGTCCTTAGAAAACGTTGCCGTTGAAACATCATCTGCAATGGCTGGATTACCTGGCCCCGCAGCAGTGAACATCGGTTGAGCCGTGTCAAAAATTCGCATGCCAGTGCCATCGATCTGAACATCCACACCTGTGGCGTTCAGGGTCAGCACGGCTGCCTGTGAGTAGGAAGGCAAGGCGAAGACCATCGCAGCGGCTGCACAGACGGCGATGCCGCGAAGAGATCGAATGCTGCCTTTCGCTCTCACAAGATTTTTTTCATTCATTGTACTTGTCCTTATAAATGCATAACTAAAGAAGTCAGGGAAAAATCCGTTGGGTCGTGCTCAGGTAGCGATCTGATCAGACTCGAATCGCTTCCGTTACACGTTTATGATCTCGGAGTAAGTGGAGGAGGCAGTAGTTGCCATCCGACCGGTTCCGGTTAAGTCGCGAATTGTGTGCTCTAGGTGCGACGTAATGAGTTGAAGTGTTGGGGCGAGATCGAATCTCCTTTCTAGCGAGCCACGTCTGGCCCAGGTGGTCGCTACCGACTGTGTTTCTTATTGCAACGCTGATGCAGGCCGGCCGAGGCTGCGTTTTTGCGACGACTTGACCGTGTCAACTTTGCGTGAGTGCGTTTTTGAGCGGAACGTCGTAGCTGCCTCGACTTTTGGCGACCGAAATCAACCTCGACGTCTTCATCAAATTTTTTATTCATTGGGTTATCTCCACAGGGCTAGGCCTTGGGAGTTTGCTATTAAATTTCAACTACTTGTTTGGGCGTGCTCTTCTGATACATGCAGAGAACGTGAATAGTCTGCACATGCCTCTTTTCTGCAGAGTGCTTCTCTCGCTTGTTGGAGAACGAACTCCATTCCCTCTTGCGAAGTCGCTTCCGGTAAGAACGACCAAGCTCCCAAAGAACGAGCCCAGAGCTCGTCTTCAGAGGTTGAGGCCTTACCACAAATAACCAATAAACTGTCCTGTGATCGGACAGCGGACTGTGCTGCTCGACGCAGTTCCTGTGACACCTTGTCCTCTTCAGGGACGTCGATGATGATCAGCGGAACCCGACGGCGAAAAACGCAACGTAGAAACTCACCGGTGTCACAGCAGATAATTGCGTCCCAGGCTTGAGCTTCAGCAGAAGCTCTCAGGAACCGTTGCCGCTCGCCCGAACTGGCAAAAATCAGACATTGGTGGGTCTTCTGTAGCTGCAGCCGACCTTGCCTAGGCGGGCAAAGTTCAGCCGTGCGCGGTGCAGATAGCTCTGGACTGTCAACAATGTTCATCGAGTAGGTGTAGCTCCGAGCAATCTGCTCAGTTCGACAAGAGCATTGAGGGCGCTTGTCGTTAGGGTTAACGGTGCACTTGTAATCTGCCCTCTAACCGTGTCCTCGTGAGGTGGATCGCCCGATACGTATACGAGCCTCCCACTTCGGTCATTCCATGCAAAAACTGACAAACACTGGTCAAAAAGTTGAGCAGCGTTATCAGTTGGCAGGGAAAAACTACCAGGACAATTTCTTTTTGCGACGGCGGTGTATCCCATTGACCGAAGTCGGAGACTTACCACGACGACGACCATGAGTAGGTCGTTTCGATTTCGATCCCTGTGCTGACTTGCGTCGTTCGAAGCGATCGCCGCTGTAGTCGATGTTGTCCATGTCGTATTGGTGCATGTGGCTCATTCTTCTCTCCTTGCATTAGCTGAAGGTTGCAACGTTAAAGTCGCTCTCACGACTGAACGGTGCGAACTGTGTTTAGCGATTCGTTCCGATGCAGAACTGCACCACTGGATAGTGAGACCGAATCACACACACTGCAGTTGCGTGCAGAGTGCGTGTATTTACAAAGCGATTCCCATGCCAATCGTTGCGAAAAGCAACAATCTTTGTTTCTTGCACGTATAGAAGCACCAATACGAAGTCGGGATGCTGTTAAGCGAGAGAGGTCTTGTCACCAGAATGGTGAAACGATTTGGCGCACATCTTATTGAACCCTACTGAGGAAGCAGCATTAGGTTCATTCACAACAATAGTGAAGACTCACAACTATTGTGAAAGCCGAAGTCGTTCGTGATAGCATGTAGTGAGCAAGACAAGCCGTGAGATGCGCTTCCAAAGAGAAGGAAGATAAAGGCGTATAGAATTGTTGCGCATACAGAGCCGAGACGTTCCAGAAAGACACTGGAACTTGACTCGTAGAGTGTCCCGGTAGCACTTCTCGTGCAAACCGGAAAGCACAGTGAATACTACGTGCGACTCGCAGTCAGTTTTCTTCGTGCATCTGGCTCAGAAGACGAGTCATTGTATTGGGGTGAACCCCCAGCAACTTTGCTGCTCTCCCTTTGTGACCCTGGGTCGTACGGAGAGCCTGCTCAACGGCTGCCTCACGCAATTTTGCCAGGTCAATGAACGGGAGATCGACTTGACTATCACCCT
The genomic region above belongs to Lacipirellulaceae bacterium and contains:
- a CDS encoding PEP-CTERM sorting domain-containing protein, which codes for MNEKNLVRAKGSIRSLRGIAVCAAAAMVFALPSYSQAAVLTLNATGVDVQIDGTGMRIFDTAQPMFTAAGPGNPAIADDVSTATFSKDDTQIMEWMTSDNAEVDWLVEDGVSVPAAGVVTTVLPPITGTNEIHFFVGGANLRVQITELSAFRSPTPQGVPGILVLTGTGNVIDQTLPNGEQYGGPVSIAYTSTDAMFGTMAAFGETGVLTISGESVIPEPTSLALAGLGMIGIAVARRRKEG